One window of Magallana gigas chromosome 2, xbMagGiga1.1, whole genome shotgun sequence genomic DNA carries:
- the LOC117681892 gene encoding uncharacterized protein has product MLKSITLENFVHFKDRTVIDFDTTPRVKQSKASLHKEATSSYTSENKKQRRDAEKEVASGWNTLNIFVGANFCGKSTVIELIRRCMTDEINVSVTNSFDNNLFAYVFCQFNLSPYDEVISGIIKEPGNDVMYKVFIYSAKNDTFLRSKSSESIATYNGLVHGADDKEAIHSIVEKESVNIIQLLHLIKSSNPQKDCLPEEPSWKTIENKYVSTLPLRGIGMVQWTRSEKIKKEYKESNYRMACERAEVISTLLSEGHRDDVDEQLEGEIFRFITYPEIFKFIKKDGLLYVQHNESEFPLLKTSEGILEAKLTSLLLAHKHIQTLCLEDPDRGMHPQMIERLKTMMYMHVTSYKKTIIVVTHSPYFIDTITIDKTHVFFRKKTASNSYECSVKNAGKNKKLSKVSDIETLRTLLFSTKVLLVEGPIDKEVVQGLFTQYKCNLLERGAIGMNELYKDITTYQIIPVGGCENTKKIQSFCYFINLPCLCLWDLDKVVKFDKQTCKIQDFLEIGNVSKDKLKAKYFDKELSYLIGCDEDFETISTSLEQRKMFVWRHGTVEDAILSSRNRYEEICSSINCPSLTNKSLKKKLKERLDEEERKTFYSQLMEVSEIQRFIRFMEKEENERFNN; this is encoded by the coding sequence ATGTTAAAATCAATAACTCTGGAGAATTTTGTGCATTTCAAAGACAgaactgttattgattttgataCAACTCCAAGGGTGAAACAGAGTAAAGCAAGTTTGCATAAAGAGGCAACTTCTTCATATAcaagtgaaaataaaaagcaaagGCGTGATGCTGAAAAAGAAGTGGCTTCGGGTTGGaacactttgaatatttttgtagGTGCTAATTTCTGTGGGAAAAGTACCGTTATAGAATTAATACGACGTTGCATGACAgatgaaataaatgtatcagTAACTAATTCTTTTGATAATAACTTATTTGCGTATGTGTTCTGTCAATTCAATTTGTCTCCTTATGATGAAGTTATTTCTGGAATTATAAAAGAACCTGGGAATGATGTGATGTacaaagttttcatttattcagcaaaaaatgacacttttcTTCGCTCGAAATCGTCAGAAAGCATTGCAACCTACAACGGTTTGGTTCACGGTGCAGATGATAAAGAGGCAATACATTCAATTGTAGAAAAGGAGAGTGTCAACATTATCCAACTTcttcatttgataaaatcttCAAATCCTCAGAAAGATTGTTTACCAGAGGAACCAAGCTGGAAAACCATCGAAAACAAATATGTGTCTACACTTCCTTTAAGAGGTATTGGAATGGTACAGTGGACAAGAAGTGAGAAAATCAAGAAGGAATACAAGGAAAGCAACTACAGGATGGCTTGTGAACGAGCAGAAGTTATATCGACTTTGTTGTCGGAGGGCCATAGAGATGATGTTGATGAACAGTTAGAGGGGGAAATATTTCGATTTATTACATAtccagaaatatttaaattcataaaaaaagatgGACTATTGTATGTTCAACATAACGAATCAGAATTCCCATTGCTGAAGACATCTGAAGGGATTTTAGAGGCAAAATTGACCTCTTTACTCTTAGCGCACAAACACATACAGACACTTTGTTTAGAAGATCCTGATCGAGGAATGCACCCTCAAATGATTGAACGATTAAAGACAATGATGTACATGCACGTAACATCATATAAGAAGACAATTATTGTTGTGACGCATAGTCCGTATTTTATTGACACCATTACCATAGACAAAACGCATGTTTTCTTTCGAAAGAAAACAGCCTCAAACAGTTACGAATGTTCTGTTAAAAACGCTGGGAAAAACAAGAAACTCTCCAAAGTGTCTGACATTGAAACACTGAGAACGTTGTTGTTTTCAACCAAAGTTTTATTAGTGGAAGGACCAATAGACAAGGAGGTTGTGCAAGGTCTTTTTACCCAATACAAATGCAATTTGTTAGAGAGGGGAGCGATCGGAATGAATGAGCTTTATAAGGATATAACCACATATCAAATTATTCCGGTCGGCGGCTgtgaaaatacaaagaaaatacaatcattttgctattttatCAATCTTCCATGCTTATGCTTATGGGATCTAGAcaaagttgtaaaatttgataaacaaacaTGTAAAATACAAGACTTTTTGGAGATAGGTAATGTTAGTAAAGATAAGTTAAAAGCAAAATACTTTGATAAAGAACTTTCATACCTCATTGGTTGTGATGAAGATTTCGAAACAATTTCAACATCATTAGAGCAACGAAAAATGTTTGTATGGAGACATGGTACTGTGGAAGATGCGATTTTAAGCTCTAGGAATCGTTATGAAGAAATTTGCTCATCCATTAACTGCCCCTCATTGACTAACAAAAGCCTAAAGAAAAAACTGAAAGAACGACTTGATGAAGAAGAAAGGAAAACGTTTTATAGTCAGCTGATGGAAGTCTCTGAAATACAACGATTTATAAGATTTATGGAGAAGGAAGAAAACGAAAGGTTCAATAACTAA
- the LOC136271491 gene encoding uncharacterized protein, with amino-acid sequence MGGNWTLTCEQKKIIVKQKSLCFNCLGTHRVKDCPSERNCKKCGKRHHTYLCNGLRETTHDPTGYEKAIPSSVALHASSVANTQTIFKTATAKVTSGKTVMTTNILFDEGSQRSFITKELAENLNLKYTGTETLTIAAFGGKEMMRTLKTSTLYLIGDSGEKIQIQVVVVPGIAAKVHTYHVPIKNLPYLKHLKFAHSYDGTPFDISLLIGVDHYWDIVGNDIIRGPGPVAVSSKIGYPLSGPTHSNVKHNHVSSYNVLSYLRPEELNLEKFWKMEDLETLEKTTDLPVEDRKYVTYENGRYTAKLPWKEEVCNLPSNEIIALERTKNVICRLSQDPDMLKTYDNIIKEQEKCGFIEKVEQEGPGGQVHYIPHHLVKKDSSTTPNRIVYDCSCKLSGSLSLNDCLESHSPQLNGRRAFPKYFCGPEKDHKEEVDKNRLTDSFIRKQNFLANLHKRWKHKYLTSLRKYHRNCGNNVQTLKVGDVVQIYDTSPRVNWRLELITELAEGRNHLSRSATIRISNGRVTSRPLSKLYPLEL; translated from the coding sequence ATGGGAGGCAACTGGACCTTAACCTGTGAACAGAAGAAAATTATTGTGAAGCAGAAATCATTATGCTTCAACTGTCTTGGAACACATAGAGTCAAAGACTGTCCTTCAGAGAGAAACTGCAAAAAGTGTGGGAAACGACACCATACTTACTTATGCAATGGCTTAAGGGAAACAACACATGATCCAACAGGATACGAGAAAGCTATCCCTTCTTCAGTGGCTCTACATGCATCTTCAGTGGCGAATactcaaacaatatttaaaacagCAACAGCCAAAGTTACCAGTGGAAAAACGGTCATGAccacaaatatattatttgatgAGGGGTCACAGAGGTCATTCATTACAAAGGAATTAGCAGAAAATTTGAACTTGAAGTACACGGGAACTGAAACTCTGACGATTGCAGCATTTGGTGGAAAAGAAATGATGCGGACTTTGAAAACCTCTACCTTATATCTGATTGGAGATTCTGGGGAAAAAATTCAGATTCAAGTAGTTGTTGTCCCAGGTATTGCAGCCAAAGTCCATACGTATCATGTACCAATCAAGAACCTCCCTTATCTGAAACATTTGAAGTTTGCACACTCATATGATGGAACGCCATTTGATATCTCGTTACTTATCGGCGTTGATCACTACTGGGACATTGTTGGAAATGACATCATACGGGGACCTGGACCAGTTGCTGTAAGTTCTAAAATAGGCTATCCACTCTCAGGACCAACACACTCAAATGTCAAACACAATCATGTTTCTTCCTACAACGTACTATCTTATCTTCGCCCAGAGGaattaaatttagaaaaattctGGAAAATGGAAGACCTCGAAACCTTGGAAAAAACAACTGATTTGCCAGTTGAAGATCGGAAGTATGTTACCTATGAAAATGGTCGATACACAGCAAAGTTACCATGGAAAGAAGAAGTATGCAATTTAccttcaaatgaaataattgcACTGGAACGCACAAAGAATGTAATTTGCCGCTTATCTCAAGATCCAGATATGTTAAAAACATATGACAACATAATCAAGGAACAAGAAAAATGTGGATTCATCGAGAAAGTAGAGCAAGAGGGGCCTGGTGGGCAAGTACATTACATTCCTCACCATCTAGTTAAAAAGGATTCTAGTACAACACCAAATCGAATAGTCTATGACTGCAGTTGTAAACTATCTGGAAGCCTTAGCCTCAACGACTGCCTTGAATCTCATTCTCCACAACTCAATGGACGCCGAGCATTTCCAAAATACTTCTGTGGCCCGGAGAAAGATCACAAAGAGGAAGTGGACAAGAACCGTTTGACAGATTCCTTCATTCGAAAACAGAATTTCCTTGCCAATTTACACAAACGATGGAAACACAAATATCTTACAAGTCTCCGGAAATACCATCGTAATTGTGGGAACAACGTCCAGACTTTAAAAGTTGGAGATGTCGTCCAAATTTATGACACAAGCCCAAGAGTGAATTGGAGACTAGAATTAATTACAGAACTTGCAGAAGGCAGAAATCACTTGTCTCGTTCAGCAACAATAAGAATTAGTAATGGTCGTGTAACTTCAAGACCCTTATCAAAATTATATCCACTTGAATTGTAA